The following are from one region of the Microbacterium paraoxydans genome:
- a CDS encoding ECF transporter S component, with the protein MSGPTAPVSSRRVPTSALLVSAALGAVQALVFLAVVPITSVLAAASPPAYALVAAVHTALPFLARVVTRVPGMATLAAFVTGVLTVAVSPIGLLGVVPLVLGGVVLDLALPFRRDAPVRPARVLLAGAVTGAVLFVVALPVFSPEHLVPPVLIGTLLGRVVGELAVAGVVLAVRRLLRRAGVAR; encoded by the coding sequence GTGAGTGGTCCGACAGCCCCCGTGTCCTCCCGCCGCGTGCCGACCAGCGCCCTCCTCGTGAGCGCCGCGCTCGGCGCGGTCCAGGCCCTCGTCTTCCTGGCCGTCGTGCCGATCACGAGCGTGCTCGCCGCCGCCTCCCCTCCCGCGTATGCCCTGGTCGCGGCCGTGCACACCGCACTGCCCTTCCTCGCGCGCGTCGTCACCCGCGTGCCGGGGATGGCGACGCTGGCCGCCTTCGTGACCGGTGTGCTGACGGTCGCGGTGTCGCCCATCGGGCTGCTCGGCGTCGTTCCGCTCGTCCTCGGCGGCGTGGTCCTCGACCTGGCGCTGCCGTTCCGGCGCGACGCCCCCGTCCGCCCGGCCCGTGTCCTGCTCGCCGGCGCCGTGACCGGTGCGGTGCTCTTCGTCGTCGCCCTCCCCGTCTTCTCCCCGGAGCACCTCGTTCCGCCGGTGCTCATCGGCACGCTGCTGGGGCGGGTGGTCGGCGAGCTCGCGGTGGCCGGTGTCGTCCTCGCCGTCCGCCGGCTGCTGCGGCGCGCCGGCGTCGCCCGCTGA
- a CDS encoding DUF6153 family protein: protein MVGRRAFQGAMLAVLLVGGVLLGLLGMHALDTHGTPGAHAVAGHAAPAHPAASAAHEAGGADEAVVPGDPVHDGGAACVLALLGGLLLLLRPSRALLTGPLLRALRSPVEPAAAPLRPPSLHILCISRT from the coding sequence ATGGTCGGTCGTCGCGCGTTCCAGGGAGCGATGCTCGCCGTCCTCCTCGTTGGCGGCGTCCTCCTCGGCCTCCTCGGCATGCACGCCCTCGACACCCACGGCACCCCGGGGGCGCACGCCGTCGCGGGGCACGCGGCCCCCGCGCACCCCGCAGCGTCGGCAGCGCACGAGGCGGGCGGAGCGGACGAGGCCGTCGTCCCGGGTGATCCTGTGCACGATGGCGGGGCGGCCTGCGTCCTCGCCCTGCTCGGCGGGCTCCTCCTGCTGCTGCGCCCCTCTCGCGCTCTCCTGACCGGACCCCTGCTCCGCGCTCTCCGCTCGCCCGTGGAGCCGGCCGCCGCCCCGCTTCGTCCTCCCTCACTCCACATCCTCTGCATCAGTCGGACCTGA
- a CDS encoding DUF305 domain-containing protein gives MTNRTTAAAVLVLAGTLALAGCASTAPAGPADHSGMDHTTSDAPLTGANEADAMFASMMVVHHEQAVEMSDIVLAKEDVDPRVADLAERIKAAQGPEIEQLQGWLDDWGAEAGDPADMDHGDGMMSDDDLAALEAAAGAEASRLFLEQMIAHHEGAVEMAEAEVADGENADAVALAQDIVDAQTAEIAEMKEILATL, from the coding sequence ATGACCAATCGAACCACTGCCGCCGCCGTCCTCGTGCTGGCCGGGACCCTCGCCCTCGCCGGGTGCGCCTCGACCGCACCTGCCGGGCCGGCCGACCACTCCGGTATGGATCACACCACCTCGGACGCCCCGCTGACCGGAGCGAACGAGGCCGACGCGATGTTCGCGTCGATGATGGTCGTCCACCACGAGCAGGCCGTGGAGATGTCCGACATCGTGCTCGCGAAGGAGGACGTCGATCCGCGGGTCGCCGACCTCGCCGAGCGGATCAAGGCCGCTCAGGGGCCCGAGATCGAGCAGTTGCAGGGCTGGCTCGACGACTGGGGTGCCGAGGCGGGTGACCCCGCCGACATGGATCACGGCGACGGCATGATGAGCGACGACGACCTCGCCGCGCTCGAGGCCGCCGCGGGCGCGGAGGCGTCCCGACTGTTCCTGGAGCAGATGATCGCGCATCACGAGGGCGCGGTCGAGATGGCCGAGGCGGAGGTCGCGGACGGCGAGAACGCCGACGCGGTCGCCCTCGCGCAGGACATCGTCGACGCGCAGACCGCCGAGATCGCGGAGATGAAGGAGATCCTCGCCACGCTCTGA
- a CDS encoding type II toxin-antitoxin system Phd/YefM family antitoxin, whose amino-acid sequence MSEIAITEARARLASIIDEAREEPVYLTRRNVPVAAVVDASLLERLLEDAEELADIRAVDAAWDETARLHETPIPWEEVKRDLGLVP is encoded by the coding sequence ATGAGCGAGATCGCGATCACGGAGGCCAGGGCGCGGCTGGCGTCCATCATCGACGAGGCGCGTGAAGAGCCCGTCTACCTCACCCGACGAAACGTCCCGGTGGCCGCTGTCGTCGATGCCAGCCTGCTGGAGCGACTCCTCGAAGATGCGGAGGAACTGGCCGACATCCGCGCGGTCGATGCCGCCTGGGACGAGACCGCGCGGCTCCACGAGACGCCGATCCCCTGGGAAGAGGTGAAGCGGGACCTCGGGCTCGTGCCGTGA
- a CDS encoding type II toxin-antitoxin system RelE family toxin — MTYDVQVLPVAVRAIRKLPPEGRRRIEAVIELLSEDPRPPAARKLTGRPEWRVRTGDYRVLYRIEDGILTIVVVHAGHRREVYR, encoded by the coding sequence GTGACCTACGACGTCCAGGTCCTGCCGGTCGCCGTGCGGGCGATCCGCAAGCTCCCTCCCGAGGGGAGGCGACGTATCGAGGCCGTCATCGAGCTCCTCTCCGAAGACCCGCGGCCCCCCGCGGCCCGCAAGCTCACCGGCCGACCGGAGTGGCGGGTGCGGACGGGCGACTACCGGGTGCTCTACCGGATCGAGGACGGGATCCTGACGATCGTCGTCGTGCATGCCGGCCACCGTCGCGAGGTGTACCGCTAG
- a CDS encoding threonine/serine exporter family protein, whose translation MTDVVDRSALRQFLLGLAQGMNASAESVDRIRDTIAEVATASGGDGADFVVLPTIIIVETGDAEEQRVAFRSATNASFRFDQIAALYDLIAQAKTGDVDPLDGIRRLNEIGAMRPRLGWFTRTLGHAILTTGLALLLAPTWQGALVAFVLGFGIGLLKLVRSPTLQLVMPIAAAFVCAAAVFLLAEVIEIGDPIRLLIAPLVTFLPGGVLTTATVELAAGQMISGASRLIYGFVQLALLAFGILAAGAVVGVSSDSYEALDASSSYLPWWVPLLGILVFALGNYLHFSSPPSTFGWVLLALVVAYLGQWAGTEFIDPAVDGFVGAVAVTPVVFWIAGLRHGAPSQLTFLPAFWLLVPGAAGLVGLTEAVATDNGLADFTAALVSVMSIALGVLIGTALYRVVHHGAEEFVQFAVAPPPTEDEEPAPTLWHRLSAPLRRLRRRDG comes from the coding sequence ATGACCGACGTCGTCGACCGTTCGGCGCTGCGGCAGTTCCTGCTGGGGTTGGCGCAGGGGATGAACGCGTCGGCGGAGTCCGTCGACCGCATCCGGGACACGATCGCCGAGGTCGCCACGGCGTCGGGCGGAGACGGCGCCGACTTCGTCGTCCTGCCCACCATCATCATCGTGGAGACGGGGGACGCGGAGGAGCAGCGGGTCGCGTTCCGCTCGGCCACGAACGCCTCGTTCCGCTTCGATCAGATCGCCGCGCTGTACGACCTCATCGCGCAGGCGAAGACCGGCGACGTGGACCCGCTGGACGGCATCCGGCGGCTCAACGAGATCGGGGCGATGCGTCCGCGCCTCGGCTGGTTCACCCGGACGCTCGGCCACGCCATCCTCACGACCGGCCTGGCGCTCCTGCTCGCACCGACCTGGCAGGGCGCCCTCGTCGCCTTCGTGCTCGGATTCGGGATCGGCCTGCTCAAACTCGTGCGCTCCCCCACTCTGCAGCTCGTCATGCCCATCGCCGCGGCCTTCGTGTGCGCGGCTGCGGTGTTCCTCCTCGCGGAGGTCATCGAGATCGGCGACCCGATCCGGCTGTTGATCGCCCCGCTGGTCACCTTCCTCCCCGGTGGTGTGCTGACCACGGCGACGGTTGAGCTCGCGGCCGGGCAGATGATCTCCGGTGCATCCCGCCTCATCTACGGCTTCGTGCAGCTCGCGCTCCTCGCCTTCGGCATCCTCGCCGCCGGTGCCGTGGTGGGCGTCTCGAGCGATTCGTACGAGGCCCTCGACGCCTCCTCGTCGTATCTGCCCTGGTGGGTGCCGCTGCTCGGCATCCTCGTGTTCGCACTCGGCAACTACCTGCACTTCTCCTCCCCGCCGTCCACGTTCGGGTGGGTGCTGCTCGCCCTGGTCGTCGCGTACCTCGGCCAGTGGGCGGGAACGGAGTTCATCGACCCGGCAGTGGACGGGTTCGTCGGTGCGGTCGCCGTCACCCCGGTGGTGTTCTGGATCGCCGGGCTGCGTCACGGAGCCCCCTCGCAGCTCACGTTCCTCCCGGCGTTCTGGCTGCTGGTGCCCGGCGCCGCCGGGCTCGTGGGGCTCACCGAGGCGGTGGCGACCGACAACGGCCTCGCCGACTTCACCGCGGCCCTGGTGTCGGTCATGTCGATCGCGCTCGGCGTGCTCATCGGCACGGCGCTCTATCGCGTCGTGCACCATGGCGCGGAGGAGTTCGTCCAGTTCGCCGTCGCCCCGCCTCCCACCGAGGACGAGGAGCCCGCGCCGACCCTCTGGCACCGCCTCTCTGCTCCGCTGCGCCGCCTGCGCCGCCGCGACGGCTAG
- a CDS encoding anaerobic C4-dicarboxylate transporter family protein, with amino-acid sequence MNDSVWILVAELIVVVLAIFMGTRTSGIGLGVWGLVGVAVLVFVFGEAPGNAPVDAVFIVITVITAASTMQAAGGIDWMVSVAAKVIRKRPKSVVFLAPAMSFLFTVGAGTGNIFYPLLPVIHDVSYQQKIRPERALSVSAVASQVGILCSPVSAATASMVVLLAPQGVDLGGLLLIMWPASIAGLLVAALVMMRHGKDLEDDPEYQRRLAEGQIKPPVVDAHENKLPATAVLSASLFLAGVAVIVFFGLFENLRPVIGTDDDGDPLRLSVTVIIEVVMGIIAALIFVFCKVKAADVPKQSTFPAGIVGAIALFGIAWLANTFVAANQTLIVDGLGSVVSGSSAFLGALLFALALFAVAMLTTSQSSATNAIVPIGITIGLPASLLVGLWPAAMGIYTLPANGSQVATVAFDQTGTTKMGKFVLDHSFQLPNLVYVGTAIIVGVALSFLFW; translated from the coding sequence GTGAACGACAGCGTCTGGATCCTCGTCGCGGAGCTCATCGTCGTCGTCCTGGCGATCTTCATGGGCACCCGCACGAGCGGGATCGGCCTGGGCGTGTGGGGCCTCGTCGGCGTCGCGGTGCTCGTGTTCGTGTTCGGGGAGGCCCCCGGCAACGCCCCGGTCGATGCCGTGTTCATCGTCATCACGGTCATCACCGCGGCCTCGACCATGCAGGCCGCTGGCGGCATCGACTGGATGGTGTCGGTGGCCGCCAAGGTCATCCGCAAACGGCCGAAGTCCGTCGTCTTCCTCGCACCGGCGATGTCGTTCCTCTTCACGGTCGGCGCGGGCACCGGCAACATCTTCTACCCGCTGCTGCCGGTGATCCACGACGTCTCCTACCAGCAGAAGATCCGACCGGAGCGGGCGCTGTCGGTCTCGGCCGTCGCCTCGCAGGTCGGCATCCTCTGCTCTCCGGTCTCCGCCGCCACCGCATCGATGGTCGTGCTGCTCGCGCCGCAGGGCGTCGACCTCGGCGGCCTGCTCCTCATCATGTGGCCGGCCTCCATCGCGGGCCTGCTCGTGGCCGCGCTGGTCATGATGCGCCACGGCAAGGACCTCGAGGACGACCCGGAGTACCAGAGGCGCCTGGCGGAGGGACAGATCAAGCCGCCCGTGGTCGACGCGCACGAGAACAAGCTCCCGGCGACCGCCGTACTGTCGGCCTCGCTGTTCCTCGCCGGTGTCGCGGTGATCGTGTTCTTCGGCCTGTTCGAGAACCTCCGTCCGGTCATCGGCACCGACGACGACGGCGATCCGCTGCGCCTGAGCGTCACCGTGATCATCGAGGTCGTCATGGGCATCATCGCCGCACTGATCTTCGTGTTCTGCAAGGTGAAGGCCGCCGACGTGCCGAAGCAGTCCACCTTCCCCGCGGGCATCGTCGGCGCCATCGCCCTGTTCGGCATCGCCTGGCTCGCGAACACGTTCGTCGCCGCGAACCAGACCCTCATCGTCGACGGGCTGGGCTCGGTCGTCTCCGGCTCGTCCGCCTTCCTCGGTGCCCTGCTGTTCGCGCTGGCGCTGTTCGCGGTCGCCATGCTCACGACCAGCCAATCGAGCGCCACGAACGCGATCGTCCCGATCGGCATCACGATCGGGCTGCCCGCCTCTCTGCTGGTGGGGCTGTGGCCGGCGGCGATGGGCATCTACACGCTGCCCGCCAACGGCAGCCAGGTGGCCACGGTCGCGTTCGACCAGACCGGGACGACGAAGATGGGCAAGTTCGTCCTCGACCACTCGTTCCAGCTGCCGAACCTCGTCTACGTCGGCACGGCCATCATCGTCGGGGTGGCGCTGTCGTTCCTGTTCTGGTGA
- a CDS encoding Type 1 glutamine amidotransferase-like domain-containing protein, giving the protein MSHVVATGAGKAMMERRNDPTHEYILKLTGKERPRVLFVGTATGDDTAYIVSFYSTYDSDRCAPHHLPLFHRAVDDLAGFVKGFDVIHVGGGNTANMLDVWKRQGLDVVMREMWEDPSSNVVFTGGSAGGICWFEGGTTDSYGPTLQVLPEGLGFLHGSFCPHYDAEDQRRPLFHASLLSGELSTGYAVGNLQSLHFENGEFVTAVSPVENPLALKVQAVDGKIVETELPVQVLAGSAPIVKGPSS; this is encoded by the coding sequence ATGTCGCACGTCGTCGCAACCGGGGCCGGCAAGGCCATGATGGAACGTCGGAACGATCCGACGCACGAGTACATCCTGAAGCTCACCGGCAAGGAGCGTCCCCGGGTCCTCTTCGTCGGGACCGCGACCGGCGACGACACCGCCTACATCGTGAGCTTCTACTCCACGTACGACTCCGACAGATGCGCGCCCCATCATCTGCCGCTGTTCCACCGCGCGGTCGACGACCTCGCCGGCTTCGTGAAGGGCTTCGACGTCATCCACGTCGGCGGGGGGAACACCGCCAACATGCTCGACGTCTGGAAGCGTCAGGGGCTCGACGTGGTCATGCGCGAGATGTGGGAGGACCCCTCTTCGAACGTCGTGTTCACCGGAGGCAGCGCAGGCGGCATCTGCTGGTTCGAGGGCGGCACGACCGACAGCTACGGCCCCACGCTGCAGGTGCTCCCCGAGGGCCTCGGGTTCCTGCACGGCAGCTTCTGTCCGCATTACGACGCCGAGGACCAGCGCCGGCCCCTCTTCCACGCCTCGCTCCTCAGCGGCGAGCTGTCGACCGGGTACGCGGTGGGCAATCTGCAGTCGCTCCACTTCGAGAACGGCGAGTTCGTCACCGCGGTCAGCCCGGTCGAGAACCCTCTGGCGCTGAAGGTCCAGGCGGTCGACGGGAAGATCGTCGAGACCGAGCTGCCCGTGCAGGTCCTCGCCGGATCCGCGCCGATCGTGAAGGGGCCCTCGTCGTGA
- a CDS encoding SGNH/GDSL hydrolase family protein — protein MPIAPSASPATASADLGRLAAALRDPAPLNWIITGDSITHGLVHTQGGRSYPEHLHELVRGELERVRDIVLNTAISGNRIVDILDDWERRVAGWQPDVVTLMVGTNDASDGGPRPVISPEDYAASLHDFVRRVRGLGAIPVLQTPPAIDVRNAPERARIADFAEAVRRVASAEDVILVDQHAHFAELGNGGVPWGLMNDPFHPSAVGHAALALELARVLGIAPEGPRARTTALLEGMVGTARVFG, from the coding sequence GTGCCGATCGCCCCCTCCGCCTCCCCCGCCACCGCCTCCGCCGACCTGGGCCGCCTCGCCGCCGCCCTCCGCGACCCCGCACCGTTGAACTGGATCATCACCGGCGACTCGATCACCCACGGCCTGGTTCACACCCAGGGTGGGCGCAGCTACCCGGAGCACCTCCACGAGCTGGTCAGGGGCGAGCTCGAGCGCGTCCGCGACATCGTCCTCAACACCGCGATCAGCGGCAACCGGATCGTCGACATCCTCGACGACTGGGAGCGTCGGGTCGCGGGCTGGCAGCCGGATGTCGTGACCCTCATGGTCGGCACCAACGACGCCTCCGACGGCGGACCACGACCGGTCATCTCGCCGGAGGACTACGCCGCGTCTCTGCACGACTTCGTGCGCCGGGTACGCGGGCTCGGCGCCATCCCGGTGCTCCAGACGCCGCCCGCCATCGACGTCCGCAATGCTCCGGAGCGGGCGCGGATCGCCGACTTCGCCGAGGCCGTCCGCCGGGTCGCTTCCGCGGAGGACGTGATCCTCGTCGACCAGCACGCGCACTTCGCGGAGCTGGGGAACGGCGGCGTGCCGTGGGGCCTCATGAACGATCCGTTCCACCCCAGCGCGGTCGGCCACGCCGCCCTCGCCCTCGAGCTCGCCCGCGTGCTCGGCATCGCGCCGGAGGGCCCCCGCGCCCGCACGACCGCCCTCCTCGAAGGCATGGTGGGCACGGCCCGCGTCTTCGGCTGA
- a CDS encoding DUF5979 domain-containing protein encodes MLTHSPPVRPRSGRRSRVARRVAALAVIVGGIVGALLAPVVATAAPPYTTSATVSSLAFTEKAVASGTKAELTGSWSLPDDPVAPAGFVVDLPEGLRGLPDAFPLLDDDGQEAGSCVTTAAQLVCDIDGTYLQEHPVGLSGGFSFWATVTTEVTETTTVTYDFGDVTAAVDVKPDPFACSTDCDFRGRTDFKSGEYQNSSDTIAWDVAVGAGAKGMVAGQEVVVTDIIGPDQELLRESAAGERYPSLWVATGLETLPSGLVVPGPITEAPASDYTVSADGTTVTFTAREGAFYNVHYLSRVTDDGAAGSYRNAAEIRVGTETSSTVTSEVTRHGGSGTGNGTRVGRFTALKTLDGEAAATERIPAETRYVLEYAYPAGRGFPAGSGVLTLEAGSPVTSPALPVGAEVTVRERTPESVAGIAWGTPTISPERFTVGDETVAVSVQNPVSVVPPPPTPTTPPTPGTPTTPPTTPGTPTTPGTPTTPGTPGKSLASTGGEIAVTGLVAGVLLLGMGGALAAARRARRGNR; translated from the coding sequence ATGCTGACCCATTCGCCACCCGTCCGACCCCGCTCGGGGCGGAGGAGCCGCGTCGCCCGCCGCGTCGCCGCCCTCGCCGTGATCGTCGGAGGAATCGTCGGAGCCCTGCTCGCCCCCGTCGTCGCGACGGCGGCGCCGCCGTACACGACCAGCGCGACGGTGTCGTCGCTCGCCTTCACGGAGAAGGCCGTCGCGAGCGGTACGAAGGCCGAGCTCACCGGGAGCTGGTCTCTGCCGGACGACCCCGTGGCACCAGCCGGGTTCGTCGTCGATCTCCCCGAGGGTCTCCGCGGGCTGCCGGACGCGTTCCCGCTGCTCGACGACGATGGCCAGGAGGCCGGGAGCTGCGTCACGACCGCCGCCCAGCTCGTCTGCGACATCGACGGCACCTACCTGCAGGAGCACCCCGTCGGTCTCTCCGGCGGCTTCTCCTTCTGGGCGACCGTGACCACCGAGGTGACGGAGACCACCACGGTCACCTACGACTTCGGCGACGTCACGGCCGCCGTGGACGTGAAGCCGGACCCCTTCGCCTGCTCGACGGACTGCGACTTCCGCGGGCGGACCGACTTCAAGAGCGGGGAGTATCAGAACTCCTCCGACACCATCGCCTGGGACGTCGCCGTCGGTGCGGGAGCGAAGGGCATGGTCGCGGGTCAAGAGGTCGTCGTCACCGACATCATCGGTCCGGATCAGGAACTCCTGCGCGAATCCGCCGCCGGCGAGCGCTACCCGTCGCTCTGGGTGGCCACCGGCCTGGAGACGCTCCCCAGCGGTCTTGTCGTGCCGGGGCCGATCACCGAGGCCCCGGCCTCCGATTACACCGTCTCCGCGGACGGCACCACCGTGACCTTCACCGCCCGCGAGGGGGCCTTCTACAACGTGCACTATCTCTCGCGCGTGACCGACGACGGCGCGGCCGGCAGCTACCGCAACGCGGCCGAGATCCGGGTCGGCACCGAGACCTCGTCGACGGTCACGTCGGAGGTCACCCGCCACGGGGGCTCGGGGACGGGGAACGGCACGCGGGTCGGGCGGTTCACGGCGCTGAAGACCCTCGACGGTGAGGCGGCCGCGACCGAGCGGATCCCTGCCGAGACCCGGTATGTGCTGGAGTACGCGTATCCGGCGGGCCGGGGCTTCCCGGCGGGCTCCGGGGTGCTCACGCTCGAGGCGGGATCGCCGGTAACGAGCCCGGCGCTGCCGGTCGGTGCGGAGGTCACGGTCCGCGAGCGCACGCCCGAGTCGGTGGCCGGCATCGCCTGGGGCACTCCGACGATCAGTCCGGAGCGGTTCACCGTAGGGGACGAGACGGTCGCCGTGAGTGTGCAGAACCCGGTGTCCGTCGTGCCGCCGCCGCCGACGCCGACCACGCCGCCGACGCCGGGCACTCCGACCACGCCGCCCACGACGCCGGGCACTCCGACGACGCCCGGCACGCCGACCACGCCGGGAACTCCGGGCAAATCGCTGGCCTCGACCGGTGGGGAGATCGCGGTCACGGGTCTGGTCGCCGGGGTGCTGCTGCTGGGGATGGGGGGTGCCCTGGCGGCCGCGCGACGCGCACGCCGCGGGAACCGCTGA
- a CDS encoding sigma-70 family RNA polymerase sigma factor codes for MSDERRDEDRERDADLLGRVRGGDEQAYAELWERYAPAAAAVARSYWWSADADDLVAESFTRIYQAIQAGKGPTAAFKPYLFATMRNLAISWGRARREVPIEYIEAVEDPNSTDAAADADFDASLVSQAILALPERWQDVLWFGEVEHLSMHEIGKRLDISERAAAVLAFRAREGLRQAWITAHVAARPPASRECQWTMGKLGAHARQRLTSRDTARVHAHLDECADCRAKADEARHASSRMLSVLFPAGIAVGAGAQIWQSLTSAGLSASAAPLPPAIAAPVAGIAAAKATVAIVTAVAATTLAATVVATVVGGTAVVATPAASQVVTWSVPTPTASPSAAPAPVATPAETTEPPGESEPPAPAEPPADPDPEPAPDPVPEATVPSPPVLISVPGQVSRTKLLSVTVACEAGADLTVSAYGATLAAGTCAANERWQASFEVDAYPVPAGTAVTLSFAQSNIAGVSGAATAEVVIVD; via the coding sequence ATGAGCGACGAACGCAGAGACGAAGACAGAGAACGCGATGCCGACCTGCTGGGCCGCGTCCGCGGGGGGGACGAGCAGGCCTATGCGGAACTGTGGGAGCGGTACGCGCCCGCGGCCGCGGCTGTGGCGCGCAGCTACTGGTGGTCGGCCGATGCCGACGACCTCGTCGCGGAGTCGTTTACCCGCATCTACCAGGCGATCCAGGCAGGGAAGGGGCCGACGGCCGCGTTCAAGCCCTATCTGTTCGCCACCATGCGCAACCTCGCCATCAGCTGGGGCCGTGCCCGCCGCGAAGTGCCGATCGAGTACATCGAGGCGGTGGAGGATCCGAACAGCACCGACGCCGCCGCGGACGCCGACTTCGACGCCTCCCTCGTCTCCCAGGCCATCCTGGCCCTGCCGGAGCGGTGGCAGGACGTGCTGTGGTTCGGCGAGGTCGAGCACCTGTCGATGCACGAGATCGGCAAGCGCCTCGACATCAGCGAGCGCGCCGCCGCGGTCCTCGCCTTCCGCGCCAGAGAGGGGCTCCGGCAGGCCTGGATCACCGCGCACGTCGCCGCTCGTCCGCCGGCATCGCGAGAGTGCCAGTGGACGATGGGGAAGCTGGGCGCGCACGCCCGCCAGCGACTCACCTCTCGAGACACCGCCCGCGTGCACGCCCACCTCGACGAGTGCGCCGACTGCCGCGCGAAGGCCGACGAAGCCCGTCACGCCAGTTCGCGCATGTTGTCGGTCCTGTTCCCCGCCGGCATCGCCGTGGGGGCGGGCGCGCAGATCTGGCAGTCGTTGACCTCGGCGGGACTCTCCGCCAGCGCCGCACCGCTGCCGCCGGCGATCGCTGCTCCGGTCGCGGGCATCGCCGCGGCGAAGGCCACCGTCGCCATCGTGACCGCGGTCGCCGCGACGACTCTGGCGGCGACCGTCGTCGCCACGGTCGTGGGCGGCACCGCGGTGGTCGCGACCCCCGCCGCCAGTCAGGTCGTGACGTGGAGCGTGCCCACCCCGACGGCATCGCCCTCGGCGGCCCCCGCCCCGGTGGCGACGCCTGCCGAGACGACGGAGCCGCCTGGGGAATCCGAGCCGCCGGCCCCGGCGGAGCCTCCGGCGGATCCGGATCCGGAGCCGGCGCCGGACCCGGTTCCCGAGGCGACCGTGCCGAGCCCGCCGGTCCTCATCTCCGTCCCGGGCCAGGTCTCACGCACCAAGCTCCTGTCTGTCACCGTGGCCTGCGAGGCCGGCGCCGACCTGACGGTGTCCGCGTACGGCGCCACGCTCGCGGCGGGTACCTGCGCGGCGAACGAACGGTGGCAGGCGAGCTTCGAGGTCGACGCCTACCCGGTCCCGGCCGGGACCGCGGTGACCTTGAGCTTCGCGCAGTCCAACATCGCCGGAGTCTCCGGGGCCGCGACGGCCGAGGTGGTCATCGTGGATTGA